The following are encoded in a window of Peromyscus leucopus breed LL Stock chromosome X, UCI_PerLeu_2.1, whole genome shotgun sequence genomic DNA:
- the LOC114701516 gene encoding NADH dehydrogenase [ubiquinone] 1 alpha subcomplex assembly factor 8-like produces MSANGALWGRARSRLRAFPEHLAACGAEASAYGRCVQASTAPGGSLRKDLCVREFEALRSCFAAAAKKTLMGST; encoded by the coding sequence ATGTCGGCCAATGGAGCCTTATGGGGGCGCGCGCGGAGCCGTCTCCGAGCCTTCCCGGAGCACCTGGCGGCCTGCGGGGCTGAGGCTTCGGCGTACGGCAGGTGCGTGCAGGCCTCCACAGCCCCCGGAGGCAGCCTGAGGAAGGACCTTTGTGTGCGCGAGTTCGAGGCCCTGAGGAGCTGCTTCGCCGCCGCGGCCAAGAAGACCCTGATGGGAAGCACCTAA